The genomic interval TCCGGGTTCTGCTCCCGGTTCTGGCGGTGCGCCGCGCGCAGCACGTTCTTGCGCACGTAGCCGTGCAGGTCGCCCACGCTGACATGGCCGCTGCCCTCGGGATCGGCCTCCCCGCCCAGGCCCCGCAGCAGATAGTAGGTGAACAGGCCGTGGCGCTGCGCGTCCAGGCTGCCCGCCACCTCGTCGCCGGAAGCCGCGGTGAGCACGGTCAGCTTGTCGCCCTTGGGCAGCACCGCTTCCTTGACCAGCACCAGCGGCCGCAGCCCGGAGGCGATGACGGAGCGCCCGCCGGATCCTGAGAAACAGGCGTCGAGCAGCACCACGACCTCGCGCGCTTTGAGGCGGCCCAGCCGGTCATAGAGGCGTCCCAAGGGATACGCGCTGGTCTGCAGGAAGGCCGGGTCGCCGTCCCAGGGCACGAGATGGGCCGTGCCCTTGCGCGGATCCGGGGCCCCATGGCCGGAATAGAAGAAGTAGACGCGGGAGTCTTCGCTGACGTTGCGCGGCAGC from Elusimicrobiota bacterium carries:
- a CDS encoding caspase family protein, whose translation is MERYRSLPAANFAERDAASFARYAQAVLGVPEENVILLTGQRATKTDLSKYIEEWLPRNVSEDSRVYFFYSGHGAPDPRKGTAHLVPWDGDPAFLQTSAYPLGRLYDRLGRLKAREVVVLLDACFSGSGGRSVIASGLRPLVLVKEAVLPKGDKLTVLTAASGDEVAGSLDAQRHGLFTYYLLRGLGGEADPEGSGHVSVGDLHGYVRKNVLRAAHRQNREQNP